The following nucleotide sequence is from Microbulbifer sp. A4B17.
CATCCTTACCCGTTCTATATCTCTCTGTATAACCTCCGTGATCTCTAAACTTAGTAGCTTTTATCAGACAAGTAGCATCTCCGACTATATTTACTTTCGTTGCCCAAGCTCTAGCTGGCCCCATGAAACGAATTTGAGTTCCGAGCTTACCTTCTGGAGTATTAGGTGCCCCCTTGCCGCTAAATCGGATAGAGCTACAGGTCAGGCAATCAATATCTGCAAAAGTTGCCGCGCTAACCAACTTATCCACCATTTCCGGCATCATGACATTGTCATCGTCAAAAAAAAGTAGATAATCTCCTCTTGCATTTTGTGCTGCAGTATTTCTAGCAGCCCCTACATATCGGTTTTCCTGGTATACAAACTGCCAGCCCTTCTTCTGGTAGTGACTTTCTATAATTTCCAGTGCGTGTAGCGCTTCTTGTGAATGGCTACCATCATCAACCACAATAACTTCTATGTTCTTATAAGTCTGATCTTCAACGCTTTTCAACGCTTGATAGAGAAAGTCTGGACGCTCAAAGTGAGTTACGCATATAGAAACCAAAGGATCATGTCTATTGGAAGATGGGGCGCTTTTAATAATTGAATGCTCTTGGCCATGCCATTTATTCCACACATCTAATGACTTCTTAAGCCGCTGGTGTTTTATACCCGGTGCAGGCAGTTTCTTCGCATGTAGTTCTAACTTTCTTGCTAAAGCAATATGATTTGGCTTGAACAGATTTTTTTTCCCATTTTCGTCATCAAGTAACTCTCGCGTACCACCAGTATCAGCAGCAATAAATGGTATTTTAGTTGCAAGGCATTCGTAGACAGAAATCGGAGAATTCTCTAACAGAGCTGGAATAACAGCTAGTCGTCCTTCTCCACTCAAATACTCTACAGCCTGCATAGCATTACAATCACATCTAAAGGATACTTCTGTACTCCAATGCTTCTGGTTTTCCTCTATGAATTTTCTCGCATCAAATCGATAAGAGTACCCTCCCAAAAAAGTAATCGATGGTAATCTAACTCCTCTTTTAGCAAGAGTGTTTAATGCATTCACAAAAAGAACGATTCCCTTGCGAGGCTCAAGACGCCCGAAAAACACCCATTCTTTTGTCTCTAAGTTACTATTTGTTATGACTTCATTATCAGGTAATAGATCGTCCAAAAATACATTTGGCCAATAGTAACTTCGCTCAGGCAGGCGGTATTTATTATTTTCCATCCAGCAGACTAAATGCTGACTCCCACAGATCAGAGTATCTGCCATCTCGGCACTTCTGCGCTCCATAAATACCCACCCCAATTGCCGTTCCTCTTTAAGGAATTGTTGGTTACCTTCGGCAGACCAGAGTGTTGGGGAAGAACCTTTGACAGCAAAATGTATATCTTGGAATGCAATACCAAGACTCTTGGCAAGTAACGCTATATAACCCATTCCACGCCATTCTGAGACATGGACAATATCAAAGCGATCATTTCTCTTGAGCCACTCATAGGCCGCATAGGGCATTGCCATAGTGCGAGCCATTGTCGTTTTAGCTAGTGCTTGCGGTGCAACTCCATAAAATTCAACATTGAGTTTTGCAAAAAATTTTTTTGTGATTTTCATTTTCACAGGATTTTTTGCTAAACCATTAACGAAACAGATGGTGACTTTGTGACCAGATCTCTGCAGAAAAACAGCCAAATGAAAGTAAGCTGTTCCAATACCACCATTTTTTATTGGACCAAACATATCCTCCGTTAGGATGCAAATACGTTTAGGTTTCTGAACAGCTTCAAGGCGTATATCCTCGTGAAGCTCTTTCATTATTCAAGCCACCTTAGATCGCAACTAACATTTGTTTAAGATAACGTAATCGGCCATTTCGTAAGACAAGTCCATTTTCCTTAATGCGGACGGTGATTTCTGAGTTTTCTTGTTTTATTTCCGGGGTTAAAGAAAACCGGAATCCATACCAAGCTAGTTTCGGGTTTCGAGTACCGAAACGTTCTACGTAACGATTAGCCGTGGTTTCAGCTACAATATTTCCATTCACCTCTAAAACAATCACTAAATTTTTAGCTATATTGCTTCTATCCCATGCCCATCCCTCAAGAACCCGCGGATCGAGTGCAAAAAGTTCTCGTGGCGGAATTGAACCCTTAATAGGTGAGCCGGTATACCCCTTAAATATGCGCTGCAAGGTAGTACCTGATTTTTGAATTACAGCCTGAAAACTAAACTTGGGTTTAAATTCAGTTTCATTGATTTTTCCCTGCTCATGAATAATTTTTGCAATATCATGTTCAGGCTCATCCTTACCTTCTTCTGTATAATCCTTGTCTACAAACTCTCCTGCCTCTGCGTGATTTTGCCCATATAAATTGGTATCTTCAGCATCTACTCCTGGATAGCTTTCAGCTGTGTTATTTTCTGATTTAGAGAAGAAACTCCAGGTATATTTCTGGTTAAATATCTCCTCAACAGCCACTTCGTTAAGTATTGGACTTCCAGAGACAGCTGCAAATACATTTTTAGAAAGTTTTATAACCCGTATAAAACGGGTATAAGTCATTTCTTGATCTTCTAACAGAAACTTAATATTAAACTTTTCACCTTCTTCCCATTTATCTGGAATTGGAAATCTATGTAAAGTAAGCTCGTTATCTTGTAGCTCTAAAGACATTGACTGGGGCTCCCCATTAACGATTAATTGCCTAGTTCCAGCACCTTTAGCTACACAGAGCAAATGGGAATTTCTCTCGTCCAAACCAAGGACCACCCTGGGATTGCGGTTTTTCATTTTACGAGGCCGGTCGGCATGTAAAAGCCATACAGGCTCCTCATCCAAACGATTCTTATCCCGATAAAGTGCCGGTCTTAGCTTAGCTCCAATCGGCTGAGCTGAAGGAAGAAGGGCCAGTTTACGATAGGCAATATTATCATTCTCAATCAACGACATTGACCGTAGATAAACTGAGTTAGCGTTATTTCGATATTCTTCCAGTTTCTCTAAGTAGTAATCACTACAAAGATGGCACTCAGGAATAACCATCAACTCAAACCCAAATTCTTTGTTCGCCCTTAAGATATACTCTTGTAT
It contains:
- a CDS encoding glycosyltransferase produces the protein MKELHEDIRLEAVQKPKRICILTEDMFGPIKNGGIGTAYFHLAVFLQRSGHKVTICFVNGLAKNPVKMKITKKFFAKLNVEFYGVAPQALAKTTMARTMAMPYAAYEWLKRNDRFDIVHVSEWRGMGYIALLAKSLGIAFQDIHFAVKGSSPTLWSAEGNQQFLKEERQLGWVFMERRSAEMADTLICGSQHLVCWMENNKYRLPERSYYWPNVFLDDLLPDNEVITNSNLETKEWVFFGRLEPRKGIVLFVNALNTLAKRGVRLPSITFLGGYSYRFDARKFIEENQKHWSTEVSFRCDCNAMQAVEYLSGEGRLAVIPALLENSPISVYECLATKIPFIAADTGGTRELLDDENGKKNLFKPNHIALARKLELHAKKLPAPGIKHQRLKKSLDVWNKWHGQEHSIIKSAPSSNRHDPLVSICVTHFERPDFLYQALKSVEDQTYKNIEVIVVDDGSHSQEALHALEIIESHYQKKGWQFVYQENRYVGAARNTAAQNARGDYLLFFDDDNVMMPEMVDKLVSAATFADIDCLTCSSIRFSGKGAPNTPEGKLGTQIRFMGPARAWATKVNIVGDATCLIKATKFRDHGGYTERYRTGKDDIEFYSKLILAKEKVSYYPDPLYYYRTGDNSMKARNHLQEEGDFRQISPYLKGLDSEEKSLLLLRKQQKDAKNNKRGKYKPGLLKRTMRRLRKFARVKV